The genomic stretch TGTAGGCATTATTGTGCATGATTCTATAATGGAAGTGCCTTCAGAAATGGAATATCTTGAAGTGAAAAGTGAATTTGTTGCAACGAGAGGGAAGATCTCGGACGTCGGTAAGCTTCATTCCAAACTAGGGGAATGGGCGAAAGAGCAAGGCTATCATATGAAACAAGATGCATACATGATCGAAACGTATCATTCTGTAGAAAACGGAGAAGAAGTGGAGATTTATCTACCAATCACAAACAAATTAAAAGAGGTGATCTAGAAAACAATCCTATTAAATTTTAGATTGTAAGAAAAGGAGAGGTTTTCATCAACGGGTATAGAAAGACTACATTTTTGGGGCTATCTGCAGCATTATTTTTTGGGGGAATTATTCTTTTCTCTTTAAAACTGTTTGTATTAGGACTCATCCCATTGTCATGCTTGTTGTTATTCTATGTTCTTCATCAGGACCACCGTGCTTCCGTTTCTTTGTTTATCTTTTTTCTGTTAGGATTAATCATCTATCAGATTGGTAGTACCTTTGTAAATGCCTTAAATATCTCTCAAGAAATGAAAGTTTTGATTAGTCGAAGTTTCCTATTGTTTATCCTGATTAGCATGATCATTTCCCTCAAAATATCTAAACAAAAAATAGTTTTATCCTTAAAATTACCCAATTTACATACGCATATTACGATGCCATTTCATCAATTGAAGGTAGGGTTCTTTTTGCTTTTTGGTTTAATTGGCTCTAGCATGATCCTAATCCCCGTCCTCTTTCAAGAGATAAGTTATATACGTTCACTATTCCTCTTTGCCATCATGTTTGCGGTCATAAATGCCACTCTGGAAGAAGTGGTCTGGAGAGGCGTAATGTTATC from Bacillus sp. Cs-700 encodes the following:
- a CDS encoding GyrI-like domain-containing protein; translated protein: MEFKKLERTFKVVGMKHIGEFQNYGNEVPVNAQKFMSRVGEISNHATEIALYEPKKSEDQLEGEYYVGIIVHDSIMEVPSEMEYLEVKSEFVATRGKISDVGKLHSKLGEWAKEQGYHMKQDAYMIETYHSVENGEEVEIYLPITNKLKEVI